TAGCTTATTTATAATAAATCCAAGCTGATTATTGATCAGATCATTTCCCATTTCAGTGTTTGTGATGGAGCCGGACAGTAAAGATCAATACCGGAGTCCCGGACTGAGAGGAATGAAGAGCACAACGTTATTCAGAGCAGTTAACCCAGaattattcatcagacctgtgagattaaaccctctaaacacgattattcatcagacctgtgagattaaaccctctaaacacgcgattattcatcagacctgtgagattaaaccctctaaacacgattattcatcagacctgtgagattaaaccctctaaacacgattattcatcagacctgtgagattaaaccctctaaacacgattattcatcagacctgtgagattaaaccctctaaacacgcGATTATTCAccagacctgtgagattaaaccctctgaacacgattattcatcagacctgtgagattaaaccctctaaacacgattattcatcagacctgtgagattaaaccctctaaacacgattattcatcagacctgtgagattaaaccctctaaacacgattattcatcagacctgtgagattaaaccctctaaacacgattattcatcagacctgtgagattaaaccctctaaacacgcGATTATTCAccagacctgtgagattaaaccctctaaacacgattattcatcagacctgtgagattaaaccctctaaacacgattattcatcagacctgtgagattaaaccctctaaacacgcgattattcatcagacctgtgagattaaaccctctaaacacgattattcatcagacctgtgagattaaacaCTCTAAACacgattattcatcagacctgtgagattaaaccctctaaacacgattattcatcagacctgtgagattaaaccctctaaacccgattattcatcagacctgtgagattaaaccctctaaacacgattattcatcagacctgtgagattaaaccctctaaacacgcgattattcatcagacctgtgagattaaaccctctaaacacgcgattattcatcagacctgtgagattaaaccctctaaacacgattattcatcagacctgtgagattaaaccctctaaacacgattattcatcagacctgtgagattaaaccctctaaacacgcgattattcatcagacctgtgagattaaaccctctaaacacgattattcatcagacctgtgagattaaaccctctaaacacgattattcatcagacctgtgagattaaaccctctaaacacgattattcatcagacctgtgagattaaaccctctaaacacgattattcatcagacctgtgagattaaaccctctaaacacgcgattattcatcagacctgtgagattaaaccctctaaacccgattattcatcagacctgtgagattaaaccctctaaacacgattattcatcagacctgtgagattaaaccctctaaacacgcGATTATTCAccagacctgtgagattaaaccctctaaacacgattattcatcagacctgtgagattaaaccctctaaacacgattattcatcagacctgtgagattaaaccctctaaacacgattattcatcagacctgtgagattaaaccctctaaacacgcgattattcatcagacctgtgagattaaaccctctaaacacgattattcatcagacctgtgagattaaaccctctaaacacgattattcatcagacctgtgagattaaaccctctaaacacgcgattattcatcagacctgtgagattaaaccctctaaacacgattattcatcagacctgtgagattaaaccctctaaacacgcGATTATTCAccagacctgtgagattaaaccctctgaacacgattattcatcagacctgtgagattaaaccctctaaacacgattattcatcagacctgtgagattaaaccctctaaacacgattattcatcagacctgtgagattaaaccctctaaacacgattattcatcagacctgtgagattaaaccctctaaacacgattattcatcagacctgtgagattaaaccctctaaacacgcGATTATTCAccagacctgtgagattaaaccctctaaacacgattattcatcagacctgtgagattaaaccctctaaacacgattattcatcagacctgtgagattaaaccctctaaacacgattattcatcagacctgtgagattaaaccctctaaacccgattattcatcagacctgtgagattaaaccctctaaacacgattattcatcagacctgtgagattaaaccctctaaacacgattattcatcagacctgtgagattaaaccctctaaacacgattattcatcagacctgtgagattaaaccctctaaacacgattattcatcagacctgtgagattaaaccctctaaacacgattattcatcagacctgtgagattaaaccctctaaacacgcgattattcatcagacctgtgagattaaaccctctaaacacgcgattattcatcagacctgtgagattaaaccctctaaacacgcgattattcatcagacctgtgagattaaaccctctaaacacgattattcatcagacctgtgagattaaaccctctaaacacgcgattattcatcagacctgtgagattaaaccctctaaacacgattattcatcagacctgtgagattaaaccctctaaacacgattattcatcagacctgtgagattaaaccctctaaacgcgattattcatcagacctgtgagattaaaccctctaaacacgattattcatcagacctgtgagattaaaccctctaaacacgcgattattcatcagacctgtgagattaaaccctctaaacccgattattcatcagacctgtgagattaaaccctctaaacacgattattcatcagacctgtgagattaaaccctctaaacacgattattcatcagacctgtgagattaaaccctctaaacacgcGATTATTCAccagacctgtgagattaaaccctctaaacacgattattcatcagacctgtgagattaaaccctctaaacacgattattcatcagacctgtgagattaaaccctctaaacacgattattcatcagacctgtgagattaaaccctctaaacacgattattcatcagacctgtgagattaaaccctctaaacacgcgattattcatcagacctgtgagattaaacacgattattcatcagacctgtgagattaaaccctctaaacacgattattcatcagacctgtgagattaaaccctctaaacacgcgattattcatcagacctgtgagattaaaccctctaaacacgattattcatcagacctgtgagattaaaccctctaaacccgattattcatcagacctgtgagattaaaccctctaaacacgcgattattcatcagacctgtgagattaaaccctctaaacacgattattcatcagacctgtgagattaaaccctctaaacacgattattcatcagacctgtgagattaaaccctctaaacacgattattcatcagacctgtgagattaaaccctctaaacacgcgattattcatcagacctgtgagattaaaccctctaaacacgattattcatcagacctgtgagattaaaccctctaaacacgcgattattcatcagacctgtgagattaaaccctctaaacacgattattcatcagacctgtgagattaaaccctctaaacacgattattcatcagacctgtgagattaaaccctctaaacacgcgattattcatcagacctgtgagattaaaccctctaaacacgcgattattcatcagacctgtgagattaaaccctctaaacacgcgattattcatcagacctgtgagattaaaccctctaaacacgattattcatcagacctgtgagattaaaccctctaaacacgattattcatcagacctgtgagattaaaccctctaaacacgattattcatcagacctgtgagattaaaccctctaaacgcgattattcatcagacctgtgagattaaaccctctaaacacacgattattcatcagacctgtgagattaaaccctctaaacacgcgattattcatcagacctgtgagattaaaccctctaaacacgcgattattcatcagacctgtgagattaaaccctctaaacacgcgattattcatcagacctgtgagattaaaccctctaaacacgattattcatcagacctgtgagattaaaccctctaaacacgattattcatcagacctgtgagattaaaccctctaaacgcgattattcatcagacctgtgagattaaaccctctaaacacacgattattcatcagacctgtgagattaaaccctctaaacacgcgattattcatcagacctgtgagattaaaccctctaaacacgcgattattcatcagacctgtgagattaaaccctctaaacacgcGATTATTCAccagacctgtgagattaaaccctctaaacacgcGATTATTCAccagacctgtgagattaaaccctctaaacccgattattcatcagacctgtgagattaaaccctctaaacacgcgattattcatcagacctgtgagattaaaccctctaaacacgattattcatcagacctgtgagattaaaccctctaaacacgcgattattcatcagacctgtgagattaaaccctctaaacacgcgattattcatcagacctgtgagattaaaccctctaaacacgcgattattcatcagacctgtgagattaaaccctctaaacacgcgattattcatcagacctgtgagattaaaccctctaaacacgcgattattcatcagacctgtgagattaaaccctctaaacacgcgattattcatcagacctgtgagattaaaccctctaaacacgattattcatcagacctgtgagattaaaccctctaaacacgattattcatcagacctgtgagattaaaccctctaaacacgattattcatcagacctgtgagattaaaccctctaaacgcgattattcatcagacctgtgagattaaaccctctaaacacacgattattcatcagacctgtgagattaaaccctctaaacacgcgattattcatcagacctgtgagattaaaccctctaaacacgcgattattcatcagacctgtgagattaaaccctctaaacacgcgattattcatcagacctgtgagattaaaccctctaaacacgattattcatcagacctgtgagattaaaccctctaaacacgattattcatcagacctgtgagattaaaccctctaaacgcgattattcatcagacctgtgagattaaaccctctaaacacacgattattcatcagacctgtgagattaaaccctctaaacacgcgattattcatcagacctgtgagattaaaccctctaaacacgcgattattcatcagacctgtgagattaaaccctctaaacacgcGATTATTCAccagacctgtgagattaaaccctctaaacacgcGATTATTCAccagacctgtgagattaaaccctctaaacccgattattcatcagacctgtgagattaaaccctctaaacacgcgattattcatcagacctgtgagattaaaccctctaaacacgattattcatcagacctgtgagattaaaccctctaaacacgcgattattcatcagacctgtgagattaaaccctctaaacacgcgattattcatcagacctgtgagattaaaccctctaaacacgcgattattcatcagacctgtgagattaaaccctctaaacacgcgattattcatcagacctgtgagattaaaccctctaaacacgcgattattcatcagacctgtgagattaaaccctctaaacgcgattattcatcagacctgtgagattaaaccctctaaacacgattattcatcagacctgtgagattaaaccctctaaacacgcGATTATTCGCCAATTATtcgcccttgagcaagacacctaacccccaactgctccccaggtgctgtggattgggctgcccaccgctccattCATGAGTGTGAATAAGTAAACACACCCTCTcctgagaacacacttctgcacattttaatggacaattactgtttatttactgaatttaacaagAAGAATACACCACGAAACATTGGCCCAGTGAAAGCGTTAGGGCACGTTTTatatttaagtaattttttctcctttatttgTGCTGCAATACTTAGTTACATTCATTAAACACTGCACAGGTGTTGACATTCCCAGGCACCTTGTATGTATTTATGCCTGACCGCGCTGCTTGTACACGGGTCCGGCTGCAGTCCTCAGCGCATCAGACCAGAGTTTATCACTTCAGTGTACTGTCGCATCACCCACCCTTACCCTGTGTGTTGgtgtctcctcctcctcctcagaaTAAGCCGGTGATGGCGTTCGGTCTGGTCACCCTCACGCTGTGTGTGGGGTATCTGGGCTACCTGCACGCGGTGAAGGAGAACAGGCAGGAGCTCTACGAGGCCGTGGACAGCGAGGGGGAGAGATACATGCGCAGGAAGAGCTCCAAGTGGGACTGAAGGGGAACGGTCTTCTGTCCACGTCAGTCAACCAGCAAACAGAGACGCCCAGAGACTTAATGCATTATAATTTAATGCGTAAATCATACGTTATTATAACGATCTTGCAGGAATCCCCGTTTCCCAGCTGGGGTCAGTAGCTCGCCGGACAGGTGGGGGTTTTGTTGCTCTAATTCACCTGGGTGAGCTcaggtgtgttaatgtgtatataaggtggtgtttgttaTAATAAACCGTGTATCAGTGCTGTTTTTGTGCCTTTataagagaggagaaaattgtATCCACTGTCAGTCCCTCATATTTCTAACGATCAGGTCTTAATTTGGAggattatgtttatatttatgaatataTATGGTGTTGTGAAAAGGTTTTGGCACTCCAAGTCCAAAACAACTAAttgaaatgattattattattttttttttattactgttgttatcCGATTTTCCCCCACATGGCTGGCGTTGCAGGGTGCAGGCAGGGTGAGGGGaggctctcttggactcccaaaCACAGGAATGAAATCTTCAATCTCCACAAAAATAGAGCCGACGTGCAGAATTGCAAATATCCTCTACAGCAGGAGCGTCAAACTGGGTTCCTTCCAGGCCGCAGCTCTGCAGAGTAATCAGATCAATAGTAATCGCGCCTTAAAACACACAGGCATCGAGTTCCCCGTCACACTCTGTGTTCTGCCTCGCCTCGTTCATTTATCACTCGGCAGTAATTGCACTGAGTGTTAGCTGAAGGGCGCTATTAGAGGTGGATGCCGGGTTCCCATCattaccactgtgaacaattctgactcagtggGTTTCACCACACAAGAACCATGtacacccaaagaaccatttgcaggcTTAAGTctttctttgcgtggtgaaacagttcttcaggttgatggagaaccCTCTGGGTTCTGCTGTACTAATGATGTCTAGCTTaaagcaatagcagaaccctatttggtgctatatagaaccatatatgacattctccatcaattgttccatctccagcagcactgctgtgtctgatccactcgtaccagcaccacacacactaacaccaccaccacgtcagtgttattgcagtgctgagaatgatccaccgcccaaacagtacctgctctgtgagggtccatgggggtcctgaccactgaagaacagggtaacagagtatcagagaaacagatggactacagtctgtaactgtagaactacagagagcagctatacggtcagtggagctgatgaagtggacagtgaggtggtTGTAATGAAGGGCTGTTgtgttaatatatatttatattgtacaCTCACACTGAAAGCTACACAGAGAGTCTAGAACACGCACTAGGCTGTGTGTGAACCAGGGAACCAGGCTGGATTACTTCAGGCAATCAAAGTAGCTTTTCCTGTTCTCTGAGTTTCTTCAGGCTGATGTCACTAGAAAAACAGCTGGTAGCCGAAACTGGAACAAACCTGAACTGGACAAACGTGTCAGGGTGGACGGAAAAGAGAGACACCTGCATTAGAGCGCTGGGCTGAGGGTGTAGAGTCAGTGAAGTCAGACAGCAGAGAAAGGGGTCAGATCAATGACCTACACTGACCACTGAACCGGGTAACAGGCCCTGCAGGAGTTCACCACCAAATTCATtatcacacatgcacacgtcTGCGCTGAGCGTCCAGACTCCCACACGCTTATACAGAACAGCGGTTCTGAGCGGagtggtgtgaaacgctctgttctagataaactccccgagtcagagccgctcacagtggtggtgatgggaaccagacgtccctctaaaagctcctacagaaagttcctacatgagctggttctgaattcactgctaATAGCTACACACTTGAAATAGAAAGTTCTCCAAGAgttccttagtaaaggcaatAGTTCTGTCTAGACccatttgcatgctgaaatggttctatgcatggtgacatggttcttcagattgatggagaatgcattgtatatggttctatgcaggACCTCTTGGACATTGGTTCGACtgtcacaatagcagaaccctttttgctgctagACAGAACAACTAGACATTTTTggaaacaacacattctccatcaggcTGGAGAACCATAtcaccatgcaaatggttctttgagcgttcatggttctatcagaaccattgtctttactaaagaacccttgaagaaccttgcCTTTTCAAGAGTGCACGgtaatataattatttaaaaagtgttagtaaaaaagtatataaatagaacatagaagaaaaaaagggttctactgttacATTTTCaagagggttctatatagaagcacaCACAAGACATCCtgcatcattccagagaacggTTTCTTTGGGTGCTCATGTtcatctatatagaaccactgtctttactaaagaacccttgaagaatcgtCTTTTCTAAGAGTCTAGaactatctacagcacattctccatcaatctgaagaaccctttcaccatgcgaagaactcaatcatgcaaagggttcttcatggttatatatagagcCGCTTTCTCTACTgaataacccttgaagaaccatccgaGCCTGTGCAGTAAAAAGGTGAGtaaaacaggttctagatagaaaGCCTGCCCTGTGTgcagtgaacagagagtgtggAGCTGCAGTGTGTTTGGCCGCTGCTGTCTCCGCCCTGCAGGGCCTGAGCTGATAAAGCAgctcctcctacacctctcctctctctatccctcactccctccctccctccctctctcactccatctcactccctctctccatctcactccCTCCACCATGGCGGCCAGCCGGAGCATCTCCGTCCGTCCCGCGGAGAGCGGGGCCGGAGCGGCCTGCGACCCGCAGTAAACCcgctggagctgctgctgtccGAGAACCTGCGCCGAGATGAGCGAGCCTAACGCAGGTAACACGGCGCTCTGCTCTAGAACCCACTTTAGGAGGGGAGAACCCACAACTGTTGAGCGCTGAACTGCAGAACCTCGGTTCCTCCTCCTCTGAGTGCGTTTCGGCGTCTTCGCCCTCTTTATGTCAGTTTGGTGAGGTCAGCTCAGCTTCTggctccgttccaccttaaacactgcagcGTAACGccgcaccacttaaggtggaacgggggagTTCGAACTTCAGCCTCGTAGCGTGGTCGCTGTGTGCGGTGGAGAGACGGAGCCGGGTTGCCAGGCGTGTAGAAATCCCCCCCCGTTGGGTTAGAGAGGGAAAACTGGCGTTAATCCTGGAATAACGGCGGATGTGCTCCATGTTATGGGATGTTTGGAAAACTGGCATCGTGAAAAAGAAGCGAGCGGCTTTTAACGCGTCTTTAAAGCTGGTTTGATGGACATGAGACGGACACCATCACTGGAGTTGACCAGCAGAAGGCCTGTAACCAGCCAGGGGAGGCGGTGAATGCACTGAACTTGGTCTCACTCTCTAACAGCACTCTtaaagagggttctttagtattcAGAACCaggagttctatatagaaccgtgcttaaatggttctttgcatggttgataggttcttcagttttgcatttGATTGTGTTGCGTGTGGTTCTCTtcagagcctttttgaaaatggttctatgtagcagcagaaagggttcttctgttgttaaaggcttgacattgtaaccaCAGCAGAACCTTTTATCTAGAACAagttgcatgcttaaatggttctctgcatggtgaaatggttcttcatattgatggagaatgtgctgtatatggttctatatagaatgtttTTGAATAAGGTTCCTTAAAGCACCAGAAACATTCAtctgttgttacaggcttgacccTGTAACCGCAGtagaactttttggtgctatatagaaccatttgcatgcttttaTGGTTccctgcatggtgaaaaggttcttcatatgggctgtatatggttctatttagaagctttttgaaaatggatccctatagcaccaaaaaggttcttcttttgttatagCCTTGACATTTGTAACcacaagaaccattttttggttCTATGCAGAAAGTTATGCAACACATTCGCCATCaggctgaagaaccatttaagcatgccagtggttctgcatagaacgaTTGTTTCCAGGTGGAGCCGTTCCCTTCACGATAGAACCCTTGAGCCTTTCTGTAAGCGTGTGTTTCAGTCTAGAAGTGTATAAATCAAATAATCCAACTGAAATGGTCCTGAagtggtgtgtctgtgtgtgtctgtgtgtgtctgtgtgtgtctgtgtgtgtctgtgtgtgtctgtgtgtgtctgtgtgtgtctgtgtgtgtctgtggcaTTTATCAGTGTTGCGTTGTCTGTAACTACAGGTGTTGGGAGTAAAGCTCTTGTGCAGGGTTGTTTACTTTTTCTTGCAGAAATGCCCACCCGGCCGGTTTTGCCTCAGGATCATGTCCTCCGTTCCGGTGCGGTCATTTACCCTGGTGAGCTGTTTGCGTTTTCATTTCTTTGGTtgcgtgcgcgtgtgcgtgtgcgtgtgatATGAAAGttacattaaagggcccatttcctACCTTTTGTAGTAGTTATTTTGAGACCCTGAGATCCACTCATTGCgattgtgtggttttgtgtaccAATAAGTTCAAAACTAATTTCTAcatgacttttattttttagcagACTTTTTTCTTACTGTCCCTTTAAGATTGAgatgtgtaaatgagctctgttctgattggctgagttaGTTTGAAACTCTCCTTATAATGTCTGTATGAATGGGCGGGACTAAGCCGCTGGCTGAATAGGCAAATAT
This genomic interval from Pygocentrus nattereri isolate fPygNat1 chromosome 4, fPygNat1.pri, whole genome shotgun sequence contains the following:
- the smim8 gene encoding small integral membrane protein 8 isoform X1; the protein is MALWRCGASAVFCFQSREEAPVFVMEPDSKDQYRSPGLRGMKSTTLFRAVNPELFIRPNKPVMAFGLVTLTLCVGYLGYLHAVKENRQELYEAVDSEGERYMRRKSSKWD
- the smim8 gene encoding small integral membrane protein 8 isoform X2, producing MEPDSKDQYRSPGLRGMKSTTLFRAVNPELFIRPNKPVMAFGLVTLTLCVGYLGYLHAVKENRQELYEAVDSEGERYMRRKSSKWD